The genomic region TTCGTTGACGAGGATGCGCCCGTCTCGGGTCTCGAAGAGCTCCACCGCGAGGTGGCCGACGACGCCGAGTTCCTTCGCGATGCGCAGGGCCAGTTCCTCGGCCCGCAGCGCGAGCGCGTCGGAGATGCCGGGCGCGGGCGCGATGACCGTGTCGCAGACGCCGCCGACCTGCTGGGACTCGACGACGGGGTACGCCACGGCCTGGCCGTGCGGCGACCGCACGACGTTGGCGGCCAGCTCGCGTACGAAGTCGACCTTCTCCTCGGCGAGGACCGGGACCCCGGCGCGGAAGGGGTCCTCGGCGTCCGCCGCGGACCGTACGACCCACACGCCCTTGCCGTCGTAGCCGCCGCGGACGGTCTTGAGGACGACCGGGAAGCCGTCCCCCTCGGCCCCCTCGGGGAGCCCTTCCGCCGCGAAGGCCACCACGTCCTGCGGATCGCTCACGATCCGGTGCCGCGGGCACGGCACGCCGATCGCGTCGAGCTTCGCGCGCATCACGCCCTTGTCCTGGGCGTGCACGAGCGCGTCGGGCCCGGGGCGCACGGGAATGCCGTCCGCCTCCAGGGCACGCAGATGCTCGGTGGGTACGTGTTCGTGATCGAAGGTGATCACGTCGCAGCCCCGCGCGAAGGCCCGCAGCGTGTCGAGGTCGCGGTAGTCGCCGATGACGACATCGCTGACCACCTGCGCCGCGGAATCCAGGGGGGTGTCACTGAGGAGCTTGAATCTGATGCCGAGCGGGATGCCCGCCTCGTGTGTCATACGAGCGAGCTGCCCCCCGCCGACCATGCCGACTACCGGGAACGTCACGCCCCCAGGGTATCGGCCCTACCGGGTCACTCCTGTTGCGCGCATGATCATCGGAAGTTACGCATGTTCATCACATCCCGGCCACATATTCGAGTCCCAGCCAGGCACCGGAGGGAACCGCTGGTTAGCATGGCGGAGTCGACGAAGGTTGACGAAAATGACGTATCCGACGAGACGGGGGCTGAGCGACACCATGGGCAAAGGTGGTAAACGCAGGGCTCACGCCAGGCCGGCGAGCGCTGTCCGCATGCGCATCGACCGGCTGACCAGGGAAATCGCCAAGTTCGGCGCGGTCGGCGGGGCCGGTCTGCTGATCAACCTGATCGCCTTCAACCTGGTGCGCAGTACCACGGATCTGCAGGTCGTACGGGCCAGCGTGATCGCCACGGTCGTCGCAATCGTCTCGAACTACATCGGTTTCCGGTACTTCACCTACCGCGATCGGGACAAGAGTGGCCGTACCAAGGAACTGACGCTGTTCATGCTGTTCAGCGCGATCGGCCTAGTCATCGAGAACGGTTTTCTCTACGCCGCCACGTACGGTCTCGGGCTCGACAGCCCCCTCGCGAGCAACGTCTTCAAGTTCGTCGGCATCGGTATCGCGACACTTTTCCGCTTCTGGTCCTACCGGACCTGGGTGTTCCGCGCGGCTCCGGCCCGTGAGGCCGTGGCCAGCGCCGAATCGTTCCTGGAACACCCTGAGGCCTACCTCCCGCAGAACCGCGAGGCGTACCTGGAGGGCGAGGACCGCCCGACCCGCGAGTTCCGCCAGGTGCAGCGCGTGCGCTGAATGTCCTCTGTCCCGCGTGCGCTGATGTCCCCTTCGTCGCGCGTGCGCTGATCTCTTTGCCGCGCGTGCGCTGATGCCCTTCGCCGCGCGTGCGCTGATGTCCTTCGTTCGCGCGTGCGCCGATGTCCTTCGTTCGCGCGTGCGCCGATGTCCTTGTCGGGGGCGCTCCGGCGCACCCCTCAAGGGCGCGGGGAACTGCGTGCCCAGCCCCAGCAGCCCTGCGGCGGCTCCCCACAGCGTCCCCGAGCCGCGAGGAGCCGACGACGCGCTAGCGAACCGTCGGCTCGTCCCCGGTCTCCGGCCGCTTGAGCGGCGTGCGCGACAGGAACAGGCCGAACACCGGCGGCTGCGTCTGGAGCATCTCCAGACGCCCCCCGTCGGCCTCCGCGAGGTCACGCGCCACCGCGAGGCCGATCCCCGTGGAGTTGCGGCCGCTGATGGCCCGCTCGAAGATCCGGGCGCCCAGGTCGGCCGGGACACCGGGCCCCTCGTCGGTGACCTCGATCACCGCCTGGTTGCCGGTGACGCGCGTGCGCAGCGCGACCGTGCCACCGCCGTGCATCAGGGAGTTCTCGATCAGCGCGGCGAGGACCTGGGCCACGGCTCCGGGCGTCCCGACGGCCTGGAGATGGTGCTTGCCCGAGCTGACGATCGCGCGGCCCGCGTTGCGGTAGGCCGGGCGCCACTCCGCGAGCTGCTGCTTGATGACCTCGTCGAGGTCGAAGGTGACGGCGGAGCCGGTCCGCGGGTCCCGGGAGTTCGTCAGGAGCCGTTCGACCACGTCCGTCAGGCGCTCGACCTGGCCCAGCGCGATGGTCGCCTCCTCCTTCACGGTGTCCGGGTCGTCGGTGAGCGTGATCTCCTCCAGCCGCATGGACAGCGCGGTCAGCGGCGTACGCAGCTGGTGCGAGGCGTCGGCCGCCAGACGGCGCTCGGCGGTCAGCATCCGGGCGATGCGCTCGGCCGAGCCGTCCAGGACATCCGCGACCCGGTCCAGCTCCGGAACGCCGTAGCGCTTGTGGCGGGGCCGCGGGTCCCCGGAGCCGAGCCGCTCCGCGGTCTCCGCGAGGTCGGTCAGCGGAGAGGTGAGCCGGTTGGCCTGGCGTACCGCGAGGAGCACCGCGGCGATCACCGCGAGCAGGGCGACGGCCGCGATGATCAGGAGCGTACGGCCGACCTCCCGGGTGACCGCGGAGCCGGCCTCCTCGACCGTGACCGTCTCGCGCTGGTCGCCCTCGCGGGTGGACGTGATGACGTCGCCGGTGGGCTTGTCGCCGATGGTGATGTCGGCGCGGCCCGGGATCTGGATGCGCGCGAACCGGTCGCCCGTGACCTGGTCCTTGAGGACACCGGCGCTGATCAGCTCGTCACCGAGGATGCGGCTGTCGACGATGCTCACCAGCCGCACCGCCTCGGAGTCCACGCGCTCCTGGGCGCTGTTGCTGATCGTGCGGGTCTCGACGATGACGAGCGAGACCCCGAACACGGCGATGACGACCAGCACGACGGCCAGAGTGGAATTGATGAGACGGCGACGCACGGGCCCCTCCGGGCAACTGATCAATAAAGGCTAGGGCCGTGCCCCCTCAGGGGCGCGGGGCCGTAACACTCTGCGACTCCGTCGCGTGGGCGCGACCAGCCACACACAGCCCGCGGCCGCGCACTCACTGACGCCGCAACGGCGATGAAGCGCAGCCCGGCGCCAACGAGCTAACTCTTCTCGAAGCGGAACCCGACGCCTCGTACCGTCGCGATGTACCGCGGATTCGCCGCGTCATCGCCCAGCTTCTTCCGCAACCACGAGATGTGCATGTCCAGCGTCTTCGTGGACGACCACCACGTGGTGTCCCACACCTCACGCATGAGCTGGTCACGCGTGACGACCCGCCCGGCATCCCGGACGAGCACCCGCAGCAGGTCGAACTCCTTGGCGGTGAGCTGGAGCTCCTCGTCGCCCATCCACGCCCGGTGCGACTCGACGTCGATGCGCACCCCGTGCGTGGCGGGCGGCTGCTGGGGCTCGGCCGCGCCGCGCCGCAGCAGGGCCCGGACGCGGGCCAGCAGCTCGGCGAGGCGGAACGGCTTGGTGACGTAGTCGTCGGCGCCCGCGTCCAGGCCGACGACCGTGTCCACCTCGTCGGCGCGCGCGGTCAGGATGAGAATCGGCACGGTGTGCCCCTCGGCGCGCAGCCGTCGGGCCACCTCCAGGCCGTCCATGCCGGGCAGCCCGAGGTCGAGCACTACCAGATCGATGCCGCCCTGGATGCCGGCGTCGAGCGCGGTGGGGCCGTCCTCGCGTACCTCAACCTCGTACCCCTCCCGGCGCAGGGCGCGGGCCAGGGGCTCCGAGATGGACGCGTCGTCCTCGGCGAGCAGTACTCGGGTCATGAACTGATGGTAGTCCGCTGCGGACCAGCGCAGTGAGGGTGATCGACATCCGTGATTCACCCGTCCGGCAGGGGGAATGTGACCCTGCGGGTTAGGGCTGCAAATCTGCGAACGGCCTTCGATTCAGGCGCATAGTTCCATCCATACCTGTGATCCATCTCTCAAGTCAGGTCATATGCGACCTTTGCATGCTGTGTGGCCTTATGGTGTCCAGACGCCTGTAGCACCACGCGGGGGCCTTCGGCGGGAACGTGACGCCGAAGGTCCCTTCTGTGTGCGGGCTGGTGCCTACCAGCTTGAAAGGAATGACCTGTGGCCGGGCCCCGAGCGCGAGGAAGCGTGCGGGGCGTGGATCCCGGTGGTCGCCGTCCGCCGC from Streptomyces sp. NBC_00878 harbors:
- a CDS encoding GtrA family protein, which produces MRIDRLTREIAKFGAVGGAGLLINLIAFNLVRSTTDLQVVRASVIATVVAIVSNYIGFRYFTYRDRDKSGRTKELTLFMLFSAIGLVIENGFLYAATYGLGLDSPLASNVFKFVGIGIATLFRFWSYRTWVFRAAPAREAVASAESFLEHPEAYLPQNREAYLEGEDRPTREFRQVQRVR
- a CDS encoding 5-(carboxyamino)imidazole ribonucleotide synthase, with the translated sequence MTFPVVGMVGGGQLARMTHEAGIPLGIRFKLLSDTPLDSAAQVVSDVVIGDYRDLDTLRAFARGCDVITFDHEHVPTEHLRALEADGIPVRPGPDALVHAQDKGVMRAKLDAIGVPCPRHRIVSDPQDVVAFAAEGLPEGAEGDGFPVVLKTVRGGYDGKGVWVVRSAADAEDPFRAGVPVLAEEKVDFVRELAANVVRSPHGQAVAYPVVESQQVGGVCDTVIAPAPGISDALALRAEELALRIAKELGVVGHLAVELFETRDGRILVNELAMRPHNSGHWTQDGAITSQFANHVRAVLDLPLGDPRPRAKWTVMVNVLGGDYPDMYSAYLHCMARDPKLKIHMYGKDVKPGRKVGHVNTYGDDLDDVLDRARHAAAYLRGTITD
- a CDS encoding response regulator transcription factor, with protein sequence MTRVLLAEDDASISEPLARALRREGYEVEVREDGPTALDAGIQGGIDLVVLDLGLPGMDGLEVARRLRAEGHTVPILILTARADEVDTVVGLDAGADDYVTKPFRLAELLARVRALLRRGAAEPQQPPATHGVRIDVESHRAWMGDEELQLTAKEFDLLRVLVRDAGRVVTRDQLMREVWDTTWWSSTKTLDMHISWLRKKLGDDAANPRYIATVRGVGFRFEKS
- a CDS encoding ATP-binding protein — encoded protein: MRRRLINSTLAVVLVVIAVFGVSLVIVETRTISNSAQERVDSEAVRLVSIVDSRILGDELISAGVLKDQVTGDRFARIQIPGRADITIGDKPTGDVITSTREGDQRETVTVEEAGSAVTREVGRTLLIIAAVALLAVIAAVLLAVRQANRLTSPLTDLAETAERLGSGDPRPRHKRYGVPELDRVADVLDGSAERIARMLTAERRLAADASHQLRTPLTALSMRLEEITLTDDPDTVKEEATIALGQVERLTDVVERLLTNSRDPRTGSAVTFDLDEVIKQQLAEWRPAYRNAGRAIVSSGKHHLQAVGTPGAVAQVLAALIENSLMHGGGTVALRTRVTGNQAVIEVTDEGPGVPADLGARIFERAISGRNSTGIGLAVARDLAEADGGRLEMLQTQPPVFGLFLSRTPLKRPETGDEPTVR